From Bacillus sp. Bos-x628, the proteins below share one genomic window:
- a CDS encoding rhodanese-like domain-containing protein, translating into MFNYIVLSLCGLFILYSIGNYIYQQRIMKTLTEEEFIKGYRKAQLIDVREPNEFEGGHILGARNIPLSQMKQRKNEIRPDKPVYLYCQNHLRSGKAAQILRKNGCREIYNLKGGFKKWGGRIKTKN; encoded by the coding sequence ATATTTAATTATATCGTCCTCTCACTTTGTGGACTTTTTATTCTTTATTCAATCGGTAATTACATTTATCAGCAACGTATAATGAAAACGTTGACGGAAGAAGAATTTATTAAAGGTTACCGCAAAGCACAACTCATTGACGTGAGAGAGCCAAATGAGTTTGAAGGCGGACATATTTTAGGGGCAAGAAACATCCCGCTTTCACAAATGAAGCAACGGAAAAATGAAATACGTCCTGACAAGCCTGTTTATCTTTATTGTCAAAATCATTTGAGAAGCGGAAAAGCAGCTCAAATTTTACGCAAAAACGGCTGTCGTGAGATTTATAATTTAAAAGGCGGCTTTAAAAAATGGGGCGGCCGCATTAAAACGAAGAACTAG
- a CDS encoding patatin-like phospholipase family protein, whose translation MKIDGVFSGGGIKGAALAGAYEALEARGFQFVRLAGTSAGAIIASLIAAGFTSQEIGELLDEMNEHQLLDRRCRFIPFKVIRWVSIYWRLGLYKGDQLEKWLTEVLKRKGVTVFGDLKKDSLKIVASDLTNGKILVLPDDLPSYGLNPDHFSVARAIRMSCSLPYFFEPVKLKSSKGICTIVDGGVLSNFPIWLFAEEKKRPVVGVTLTPNEKERPQHSIRNAFELFGALFETMRGAHDARHIATKHERHIIFIPVEHVIATDFQLMTEKKRALVNLGRQKAEQFLKSWTF comes from the coding sequence ATGAAGATTGACGGTGTTTTCTCAGGTGGAGGCATTAAAGGTGCAGCGCTTGCTGGGGCTTATGAAGCACTTGAGGCGAGAGGTTTTCAATTTGTTCGACTTGCCGGTACAAGTGCAGGAGCCATCATTGCCTCGCTCATCGCAGCAGGTTTTACAAGTCAGGAAATAGGGGAGCTCTTAGATGAAATGAATGAGCATCAATTGCTCGATCGCAGGTGCCGTTTCATCCCTTTTAAAGTGATCAGATGGGTGTCCATTTATTGGCGTCTCGGTCTTTACAAAGGGGACCAGCTAGAAAAATGGCTCACAGAAGTTCTAAAACGAAAAGGGGTGACTGTGTTTGGGGATCTCAAAAAGGATTCTTTAAAAATCGTTGCTTCTGACTTAACAAATGGAAAAATCCTCGTATTACCTGACGATCTTCCCTCATATGGCTTAAATCCAGATCATTTTTCCGTTGCTCGGGCAATCCGCATGAGCTGCAGCCTTCCTTATTTTTTTGAACCTGTAAAACTGAAGTCCTCAAAAGGAATATGTACCATTGTTGATGGGGGAGTTCTTAGTAATTTTCCTATTTGGTTATTTGCTGAAGAGAAAAAAAGACCTGTGGTAGGCGTCACTTTAACGCCAAATGAAAAAGAACGCCCTCAACACTCCATCCGCAATGCGTTTGAACTGTTTGGCGCTCTTTTTGAAACGATGCGTGGTGCTCATGACGCAAGACACATTGCCACAAAACACGAACGTCATATTATTTTCATTCCTGTAGAACACGTCATTGCCACTGATTTTCAACTGATGACTGAAAAGAAAAGGGCGCTCGTCAATCTAGGTAGACAGAAAGCCGAGCAATTTTTAAAGAGCTGGACATTTTAA
- the gcvPA gene encoding aminomethyl-transferring glycine dehydrogenase subunit GcvPA, producing MKHRYLPQTEQDQKEMLDVIGVQSIDELFSDIPEKVRFKGSYNIRQAASETELERELSRLAAKNKDTVSYASFLGAGVYDHYQPVIVDHVISRSEFYTAYTPYQPEISQGELQAIFEFQTMIAELTGMDLANSSMYDGGTALAEAAMLAAGHTRKKKIVVSETVHPESRAVLKTYAKGQHIDVVEVPAVKGQTDLAALEEAVCEDTAAVLVQYPNFFGVVEPLKDIEPIAHKGKSLFIVSSNPLALGLLTPPGKLGADIVVGDAQPFGIPAAFGGPHCGYFAVTKKLMRKVPGRLVGQTEDENGVRGFVLTLQAREQHIRRDKATSNICSNQALNALAASVAMTALGKTGIKEIAYQNVQKAHYAKAQAQKYGLQADVDGAIFNEFVIKLKEPVKEANRRLLEKGIIGGYDLGLDYPEFQQHMLVAVTELRTKEEIDTFIKELGDRHE from the coding sequence ATGAAGCACAGGTATTTGCCGCAAACAGAGCAAGATCAAAAAGAAATGCTGGATGTCATCGGCGTCCAGTCGATTGACGAACTTTTTTCAGATATCCCAGAAAAGGTGAGATTTAAAGGATCATACAACATTAGACAGGCAGCATCTGAGACAGAACTTGAGAGGGAGTTATCTCGTCTTGCTGCAAAGAACAAGGATACCGTGTCGTATGCATCTTTTCTTGGCGCTGGTGTGTATGATCATTATCAGCCCGTCATAGTGGATCATGTGATCTCACGTTCTGAATTTTATACAGCGTATACGCCGTATCAGCCGGAGATTTCTCAAGGTGAATTGCAGGCCATCTTTGAATTTCAAACAATGATCGCCGAACTCACTGGAATGGATCTTGCCAACTCCTCCATGTATGATGGCGGAACGGCATTAGCTGAAGCGGCAATGCTGGCGGCTGGACATACAAGAAAGAAAAAAATCGTTGTCTCTGAGACCGTTCATCCTGAATCAAGAGCTGTTTTGAAAACATACGCAAAAGGGCAGCATATCGACGTGGTCGAAGTGCCTGCTGTAAAAGGGCAGACTGACTTAGCCGCATTAGAAGAGGCTGTTTGCGAGGATACAGCGGCGGTACTTGTGCAATATCCAAACTTTTTCGGTGTGGTAGAACCACTGAAAGACATTGAACCGATTGCGCATAAAGGAAAAAGTTTATTCATCGTATCGAGTAATCCGCTTGCACTTGGTTTACTGACGCCTCCGGGAAAACTTGGGGCAGATATTGTCGTCGGTGATGCACAGCCATTTGGGATTCCAGCTGCATTTGGCGGACCTCATTGCGGTTATTTCGCCGTCACTAAAAAATTAATGCGCAAAGTCCCAGGCCGTTTGGTCGGGCAAACAGAGGATGAAAATGGTGTTCGCGGATTTGTGCTGACACTTCAAGCACGTGAACAGCACATTAGAAGAGATAAAGCGACATCGAATATTTGTTCCAATCAGGCATTAAATGCGTTAGCAGCTTCTGTTGCCATGACGGCGCTTGGCAAAACAGGTATTAAAGAAATTGCGTATCAAAACGTGCAAAAAGCCCATTATGCCAAAGCGCAGGCACAAAAATACGGCTTACAGGCTGATGTAGATGGAGCCATTTTTAATGAATTTGTAATTAAGCTAAAAGAGCCTGTGAAAGAAGCAAATAGAAGATTGCTTGAAAAAGGGATCATTGGAGGATATGACTTAGGTCTAGACTATCCAGAGTTTCAGCAGCACATGCTTGTTGCAGTGACAGAGCTAAGAACAAAAGAAGAGATTGATACGTTCATCAAAGAATTGGGGGATCGTCATGAGTAA
- a CDS encoding YqhR family membrane protein, producing the protein MKRDEKKNKEEKNQPTQTTFMLGRVAATGVFGGVFWGFIGFLTHMFHFSEVSPNMLLQPFVLGEWKKGGLGTFISLMILGILSIGAAFIYYALLKRIKGFWMGLIYGAILWVLVFYVFNPIFPDVKHVQDLKQSTIVTTFCLYILYGMFVGYSISFEYNELTSDKLARALGKRLE; encoded by the coding sequence ATGAAACGTGATGAAAAGAAAAACAAAGAAGAGAAAAATCAGCCGACCCAAACCACTTTTATGCTTGGAAGAGTAGCTGCTACAGGCGTTTTCGGCGGTGTTTTTTGGGGGTTTATTGGGTTTTTGACCCATATGTTTCATTTTTCAGAAGTGAGTCCGAATATGCTTTTGCAGCCTTTTGTGCTCGGAGAGTGGAAAAAAGGCGGACTGGGGACATTTATCAGCCTCATGATATTAGGCATTTTATCCATTGGAGCGGCTTTTATTTATTACGCCCTTTTAAAAAGGATAAAAGGTTTCTGGATGGGTTTAATTTATGGAGCCATATTATGGGTGCTTGTATTTTATGTATTTAATCCTATTTTTCCTGATGTCAAGCATGTTCAGGATTTAAAGCAAAGCACCATTGTGACGACATTTTGCCTATATATTTTATATGGCATGTTTGTTGGGTACAGCATTTCATTTGAATACAATGAATTAACGAGTGACAAGCTGGCGAGAGCGCTCGGGAAAAGATTAGAATAA
- a CDS encoding SNF2-related protein, with translation MNIQTIFDQEWTNEFQHRLANDGPWANWDMYRLAAQVQKITAIDSFEGLQAPAHLPAFTPLQHQLEVARRVVEEMNGKAILADEVGLGKTIEAGLIIKEYMIRGLAKKILILVPASLVSQWVQELRTKFYIDAVEQKKSYVWEQCDVVVSSLDTAKREPHRNTILSIAYDMVVIDEAHKLKNNKTKNYEFVRNLNKKFCLLLTATPIHNRIGEIFNLVSLLKPGHLGNEHQFKDVFAKKDLQLEDHDRLKQLVNKVMIRNRRQDTGIEWSKRHVKTISIDFSPTEQALYDEICRLKENPSYTKHMFSIMTLERECCSSREAVYMTIKKMQEQGKHILGSLAIERIMEKINQVEQNSKALEVVKLIQQLNEKVIIFTEYRATQIYLQWFLQQNGISSVPFRGGFKRSKKDWMKDLFRERAQVLIATEAGGEGINLQFCNQIINYDLPWNPMRLEQRIGRIHRLGQKRDVHIYNMATNGTVEEHILKLLYEKIQLFENVIGDLDDILTRIDIKEAETELHHILYQPQSDGDMKKKLSQFASYLSKVQTPLLEKRQQGS, from the coding sequence TTGAATATTCAAACGATTTTTGACCAAGAATGGACAAATGAATTTCAACATCGTCTTGCAAATGACGGTCCCTGGGCGAACTGGGACATGTATCGGTTGGCTGCGCAAGTTCAAAAAATCACTGCGATTGACTCGTTCGAGGGCTTGCAGGCACCGGCACATCTGCCCGCCTTCACCCCTTTACAGCACCAGCTTGAAGTAGCTAGAAGAGTTGTAGAAGAAATGAACGGAAAAGCCATTTTAGCAGATGAAGTTGGGCTTGGAAAAACGATTGAAGCAGGACTAATTATAAAAGAATATATGATTCGAGGGCTTGCCAAGAAAATTCTCATTCTCGTACCCGCTTCTCTTGTTTCTCAATGGGTACAAGAGCTTCGGACGAAATTTTATATTGATGCTGTCGAACAGAAAAAAAGCTATGTCTGGGAGCAATGTGACGTCGTTGTTTCTTCGCTTGATACAGCGAAAAGAGAGCCGCATCGCAATACGATTTTATCAATCGCCTACGATATGGTCGTTATCGATGAAGCACATAAGTTGAAAAACAACAAAACGAAAAATTATGAGTTTGTGAGAAATTTAAACAAGAAATTCTGCCTTCTGCTGACAGCCACGCCAATTCATAATCGAATTGGAGAAATTTTTAATCTTGTATCCCTTCTGAAGCCTGGTCATCTAGGAAATGAACACCAATTTAAAGATGTATTTGCAAAAAAAGACTTGCAGCTTGAAGACCATGACCGGTTAAAACAGCTAGTCAACAAAGTCATGATTCGAAATCGCCGGCAAGACACTGGGATTGAGTGGTCAAAACGCCACGTAAAGACGATCTCTATCGATTTTTCTCCGACAGAACAAGCTTTATACGATGAAATCTGTCGTCTAAAAGAAAATCCATCTTATACAAAGCACATGTTCTCCATCATGACATTAGAACGAGAATGTTGTTCAAGCCGTGAAGCGGTATACATGACGATCAAAAAAATGCAGGAACAGGGGAAACACATTCTCGGTTCTTTAGCCATCGAGCGAATTATGGAGAAAATCAACCAAGTCGAGCAAAACTCAAAGGCACTAGAAGTGGTAAAACTCATTCAGCAGCTTAACGAGAAGGTCATTATCTTTACTGAATACCGCGCTACACAAATTTATTTACAATGGTTTCTGCAACAAAATGGGATCAGCTCTGTTCCTTTTAGAGGTGGTTTTAAACGGAGTAAGAAAGACTGGATGAAAGATTTATTTAGAGAGCGTGCTCAAGTATTAATTGCGACAGAAGCAGGCGGTGAGGGAATCAACCTTCAGTTTTGTAACCAGATCATCAATTATGATCTCCCATGGAACCCTATGCGCTTAGAACAGCGAATTGGGCGTATCCACCGCCTTGGGCAAAAGCGAGATGTCCACATTTATAATATGGCAACGAATGGAACAGTCGAGGAGCATATTTTGAAGCTTCTTTATGAAAAAATCCAACTATTTGAAAACGTCATTGGAGATTTAGACGATATTTTAACACGTATTGATATTAAAGAGGCAGAAACGGAACTTCATCACATTTTATATCAACCCCAATCTGACGGGGACATGAAAAAGAAATTAAGCCAATTTGCTTCCTACTTATCAAAAGTACAAACCCCGCTTTTGGAAAAAAGACAACAAGGCTCATAA
- the gcvT gene encoding glycine cleavage system aminomethyltransferase GcvT, whose amino-acid sequence MLKRTPLFHVYEMFGAKTIDFGGWELPVQFSSIKEEHEAVRTKAGLFDVSHMGEVEVKGNDAFHFLQRLLTNDLSKLTDGKALYTAMCYENGGTVDDLLVYQKEKNNYLLVINASNIEKDVDWLLKHQNESDVSIQNVSDQIALLALQGPLAADIIKEVSDDSVTSLKPFTFQLQATVANKKVLVSRTGYTGEDGFEIYCQSEDAVHIWSALLEAGHPKGLIPCGLGARDTLRFEAKLPLYGQELTKDISPLEGGIGFAVKINKETDFIGKDVLKKQKEEGTKRKLVGIEMIDKGIPRTDYPVFSGDEQIGFVTTGTQSPTLKKNVGLALIQTSFAQLGKEVEVQIRKKRLKAKIVATPFYKRAE is encoded by the coding sequence ATGTTGAAACGAACACCGCTTTTTCATGTGTATGAAATGTTTGGCGCAAAGACCATTGACTTCGGGGGCTGGGAATTACCTGTCCAATTTTCTTCCATTAAAGAAGAACATGAAGCTGTCAGAACAAAAGCAGGGCTTTTTGATGTCTCTCACATGGGAGAGGTTGAAGTAAAAGGCAATGATGCTTTTCACTTTTTACAAAGATTATTAACCAATGATTTGTCTAAACTGACAGACGGCAAGGCACTGTATACAGCTATGTGTTATGAAAATGGCGGGACGGTGGATGACCTGCTCGTCTATCAAAAAGAAAAAAACAACTATTTGCTTGTTATTAATGCATCAAATATTGAAAAAGATGTTGACTGGTTGTTGAAACACCAGAATGAAAGTGACGTGTCTATTCAAAACGTCTCTGATCAAATCGCCTTGTTAGCATTGCAGGGACCTCTTGCTGCTGACATCATTAAGGAAGTTTCAGATGATAGTGTGACATCATTGAAACCATTTACGTTTCAATTACAAGCGACAGTTGCTAACAAAAAAGTGCTTGTCTCAAGAACTGGCTACACAGGAGAAGACGGCTTTGAAATCTACTGCCAGTCAGAAGATGCAGTTCACATTTGGTCGGCTTTATTAGAAGCGGGCCATCCTAAAGGGTTAATACCGTGCGGGCTCGGTGCACGTGACACCTTAAGATTTGAAGCGAAGCTGCCTCTTTATGGTCAGGAGTTGACAAAGGATATTTCTCCTTTAGAAGGCGGGATTGGTTTTGCTGTGAAAATAAATAAAGAAACAGATTTTATCGGGAAAGACGTGCTCAAAAAGCAAAAAGAAGAGGGAACGAAGCGAAAGCTTGTCGGGATCGAAATGATAGATAAAGGAATTCCGCGGACAGACTATCCGGTCTTTTCAGGAGACGAACAAATTGGTTTTGTGACAACGGGCACACAATCTCCAACCTTAAAGAAAAATGTAGGACTTGCCTTGATTCAAACGTCCTTTGCTCAGCTTGGGAAAGAAGTTGAAGTGCAAATTCGTAAAAAGCGTTTGAAAGCAAAAATCGTCGCAACACCATTTTATAAAAGAGCCGAATAA
- a CDS encoding DUF1385 domain-containing protein has product MSNQTKPPAYGGQAVVEGVMFGGKKNYVTAIRRKDQSIEFLKLPRNSNQQTAFLKKIPFVRGVAALVEASANGSKHLHFSSERYDLDPSEDHTLEKEQKGSKLSMIFGIAVIGVLSLVFSKFVFTLVPVFLAELVRPIFSGNFAQIAVETFFKLVLLLSYIYFISMTPLIKRVFQYHGAEHKVINCYEQGLDITVKNVQSQSRLHYRCGSSFILFTVIVGMFVYLLVPTDPLWVRVLNRLALIPVVLGISFEVLQLTNKLREVPVLKVLGYPGLWLQLLTTKEPSSDQIEVAIASFNELLRLEEASEKQASEKLIK; this is encoded by the coding sequence ATGTCCAATCAAACAAAACCTCCAGCATATGGAGGACAGGCAGTTGTCGAGGGTGTCATGTTTGGAGGTAAAAAGAACTATGTGACAGCAATTCGGCGTAAGGATCAGTCCATTGAGTTTCTAAAACTTCCTAGGAACTCCAATCAACAGACCGCCTTTCTCAAGAAAATCCCTTTTGTCAGGGGTGTCGCCGCACTTGTGGAAGCAAGTGCAAATGGCAGTAAGCATTTACATTTCTCCAGCGAGCGCTATGATTTAGACCCTTCTGAAGATCATACTCTTGAAAAAGAACAAAAAGGCTCAAAATTGTCGATGATCTTCGGCATTGCTGTAATCGGAGTTCTTTCTCTTGTCTTTAGCAAATTCGTCTTTACACTTGTACCTGTCTTTTTAGCTGAGCTTGTGCGACCGATCTTTTCAGGAAATTTCGCGCAAATCGCAGTAGAGACATTCTTTAAATTGGTGTTGTTATTAAGCTATATTTATTTTATTTCCATGACTCCTTTAATTAAAAGGGTATTTCAGTATCATGGGGCAGAACATAAAGTCATAAACTGCTATGAACAGGGTCTTGACATCACAGTGAAAAATGTCCAAAGTCAATCTCGGCTTCATTATCGCTGTGGCAGTAGCTTTATTCTATTCACTGTCATTGTCGGGATGTTCGTCTATTTACTCGTACCGACAGATCCTTTATGGGTGAGAGTTCTGAACCGCTTGGCACTCATTCCGGTTGTACTTGGAATTTCCTTTGAAGTTCTACAACTCACGAACAAGCTTCGAGAAGTGCCAGTGTTAAAAGTGCTTGGCTACCCTGGCCTTTGGTTGCAATTGCTTACAACAAAGGAACCATCTAGTGACCAAATCGAGGTAGCCATTGCAAGCTTCAATGAATTGCTTCGTTTAGAGGAAGCGTCAGAGAAGCAAGCGTCAGAGAAGCTCATCAAGTGA
- a CDS encoding biotin/lipoate A/B protein ligase family protein: MQKEKWCFIDTGNQDPAFNMAMDEALLYWHSEKLIPPVIRFYGWNPATLSIGYFQHVEKEINMEAVQRYGLGFVRRPTGGRGVLHDQELTYSVIVSEEHPEMPATVTEAYRVISEGILEGFKELGLDAYFAIPRTEKEKESLKNPRSSVCFDAPSWYELVVEGRKVAGSAQTRQKGVILQHGSILIDLDEEKLFDLFIYPNDRVRERMQRSFKNKAVAINEISDKTCTIDDARVAFKRGFEKGLNIELVPYELTDEELAFVHHLAKTKYASDDWNYKR; this comes from the coding sequence ATGCAAAAAGAGAAATGGTGTTTCATTGATACAGGAAATCAAGATCCTGCCTTTAACATGGCGATGGACGAAGCCCTGCTTTATTGGCACAGCGAGAAGCTCATCCCGCCTGTCATCCGTTTTTATGGTTGGAATCCGGCGACATTGTCTATCGGGTACTTTCAACATGTTGAAAAAGAAATTAACATGGAAGCTGTCCAAAGATATGGCTTAGGTTTTGTCCGCAGACCAACAGGAGGGCGAGGTGTTCTTCATGATCAGGAGTTGACCTACAGTGTGATTGTGTCTGAAGAGCACCCGGAGATGCCAGCGACAGTTACAGAGGCGTACCGTGTGATTTCAGAAGGAATATTAGAGGGCTTTAAAGAACTGGGACTCGATGCGTATTTTGCCATTCCTCGTACAGAAAAAGAAAAGGAAAGCTTAAAAAATCCAAGATCTTCTGTGTGCTTTGATGCCCCATCTTGGTATGAGCTTGTTGTAGAGGGCAGAAAGGTAGCAGGCAGTGCTCAAACGAGACAAAAAGGGGTGATCTTGCAGCACGGCTCAATCTTAATTGACTTAGATGAGGAGAAATTGTTCGATTTGTTTATTTACCCAAATGATCGGGTGAGAGAACGCATGCAACGCAGCTTTAAAAATAAAGCCGTCGCTATTAATGAAATCTCCGACAAAACATGTACAATAGATGATGCACGTGTTGCATTTAAACGAGGCTTTGAAAAAGGACTCAACATTGAGCTTGTGCCATATGAGCTGACAGATGAAGAATTAGCTTTTGTCCACCATCTTGCCAAAACAAAATATGCCTCGGATGATTGGAATTACAAGCGCTAA
- the gcvPB gene encoding aminomethyl-transferring glycine dehydrogenase subunit GcvPB: MSKQDQPLIFEVSKEGRIGYSLPELDVPVQELPALFDDTYIRQEDAALPEVSELDIMRHYTALSRRNHGVDSGFYPLGSCTMKYNPKINEKVARFAGFAHIHPLQDADTVQGALELLYDLGEHLEEITGMDAVTLQPAAGAHGEWTGLMMIRAYHEARGDHKRTKVIVPDSAHGTNPASATVAGFETITVASDENGLVDLEDLKRVVNDETAALMLTNPNTLGLFEENILEMAEIVHGAGGKLYYDGANLNAVLSRARPGDMGFDVVHLNLHKTFTGPHGGGGPGSGPVGVKKDLIPYLPKPVLVKKEGRFLFDYNCPESIGRVKPFYGNFGINVRAYAYIRSMGPDGLKAVTDHAVLNANYMMRRLCAHYDLPFDRHCKHEFVLSGKRQKKLGVRTLDIAKRLLDFGYHPPTIYFPLNVEECIMIEPTETESKETLDAFIEAMIQIAKEAEENPEVVQEAPHTTVVKRMDETKAARHPVLVFERK, from the coding sequence ATGAGTAAACAAGACCAGCCGCTTATTTTTGAAGTGTCCAAAGAAGGAAGAATTGGTTATAGTCTGCCTGAGCTAGACGTACCTGTGCAGGAGCTCCCAGCTTTGTTTGATGACACCTATATCCGTCAAGAGGATGCTGCGCTTCCTGAAGTATCTGAACTTGATATTATGCGTCATTACACAGCACTTTCAAGACGTAATCACGGGGTCGATTCCGGATTTTATCCTCTTGGCTCTTGTACGATGAAATACAATCCAAAGATTAACGAAAAAGTCGCACGCTTTGCCGGCTTTGCGCATATTCATCCACTTCAAGATGCAGACACTGTGCAAGGCGCATTAGAATTACTCTATGACCTTGGTGAGCATCTTGAAGAAATTACTGGGATGGATGCAGTGACGCTGCAGCCTGCTGCAGGAGCGCATGGTGAATGGACGGGGCTTATGATGATTCGTGCATACCACGAAGCACGAGGTGATCATAAACGGACAAAAGTCATTGTTCCTGATTCTGCTCATGGAACGAATCCTGCATCTGCTACAGTGGCTGGATTTGAGACGATTACAGTCGCATCTGATGAAAATGGTCTCGTTGATTTAGAGGATTTAAAGCGCGTTGTCAATGATGAAACAGCAGCTCTTATGCTCACAAACCCCAATACGCTTGGATTATTCGAAGAAAATATATTAGAAATGGCAGAAATTGTACATGGAGCGGGCGGAAAGCTTTACTATGACGGTGCCAACTTAAATGCTGTTTTAAGCCGCGCAAGACCGGGGGATATGGGATTTGATGTCGTTCACTTAAACCTTCATAAAACCTTTACAGGTCCCCACGGAGGCGGAGGTCCTGGATCAGGTCCAGTCGGAGTGAAAAAGGACTTGATTCCTTACTTGCCAAAGCCAGTGCTTGTGAAGAAGGAAGGGCGTTTTCTATTTGATTACAATTGTCCAGAATCAATTGGACGGGTGAAGCCGTTCTATGGCAACTTTGGCATTAACGTCAGGGCATATGCGTACATTCGCTCTATGGGTCCTGATGGACTGAAGGCTGTAACAGATCATGCTGTGTTAAATGCGAACTATATGATGCGCCGTTTATGTGCTCATTATGATTTGCCATTTGATCGTCATTGTAAGCATGAATTTGTCCTTTCAGGTAAACGTCAGAAGAAATTAGGCGTTCGGACGCTTGATATTGCCAAACGTTTACTTGATTTTGGCTATCATCCGCCAACGATCTACTTCCCGCTCAATGTAGAGGAATGTATCATGATTGAACCAACTGAAACAGAATCAAAAGAAACACTAGATGCCTTCATTGAAGCGATGATTCAAATTGCAAAAGAAGCAGAAGAGAATCCAGAAGTGGTTCAGGAAGCACCGCATACAACAGTTGTCAAACGAATGGACGAAACAAAGGCTGCGCGGCATCCGGTACTTGTTTTTGAAAGAAAATAA
- a CDS encoding SA1362 family protein — MNRRAHPAFTIIFALGILGFVYLLTTNPGRLFTMLLSVVIVGAVLFFLFKWLMNRSKGTEGNLYRKAVKQSKRRYQQPKPKTKNQMKNRVTHLRSVPTDHKAKPVLLKKKSQTHLTVIEGKKNKKKNRALF; from the coding sequence ATGAATCGCCGAGCACATCCTGCTTTTACCATTATTTTTGCTTTAGGTATTTTGGGTTTTGTGTATTTACTCACAACAAACCCTGGCAGGCTTTTTACGATGCTGCTATCAGTTGTGATTGTTGGAGCGGTTTTGTTTTTCCTATTTAAATGGCTGATGAATCGAAGCAAAGGGACAGAAGGCAATCTATACCGTAAGGCAGTCAAACAATCGAAACGTCGCTACCAGCAGCCTAAGCCGAAAACGAAAAACCAGATGAAAAATCGGGTCACCCATTTGCGAAGCGTGCCGACTGACCACAAGGCAAAGCCCGTCCTTCTCAAAAAGAAAAGCCAAACACATTTGACTGTGATTGAAGGCAAGAAAAATAAAAAGAAAAATCGAGCTTTATTTTAA
- the aroQ gene encoding type II 3-dehydroquinate dehydratase: MPHFLVLNGPNLNRLGKREPAVYGNKTLTDLETDLFQFAERANIQLTFFQSNHEGDLVDALHEAEDQYDGVVFNPGAFTHYSYALRDAIASISLSVIEVHITNVHKREEFRHHSVLAPVCQGQIVGLGLEGYKLAIRYLVSEGGAAS; encoded by the coding sequence ATGCCTCATTTTCTCGTGCTGAATGGACCAAATCTAAATAGGCTTGGCAAAAGAGAGCCTGCAGTTTACGGAAACAAGACGCTGACGGATTTAGAAACCGATTTGTTTCAGTTTGCAGAAAGAGCAAATATTCAATTAACATTTTTTCAATCTAATCACGAAGGTGATTTGGTCGATGCCTTGCACGAAGCAGAGGATCAATACGATGGTGTTGTGTTTAACCCGGGTGCTTTTACCCATTATAGCTATGCGCTGAGAGATGCTATTGCAAGTATTTCTTTATCTGTCATCGAAGTACATATAACAAATGTTCATAAGAGAGAGGAATTCCGCCATCATTCTGTTCTTGCTCCAGTATGTCAGGGTCAAATTGTTGGACTTGGTTTAGAAGGATATAAATTGGCGATCCGTTATTTAGTCAGTGAAGGGGGAGCAGCATCATGA
- the mntR gene encoding transcriptional regulator MntR, whose protein sequence is MTTPSMEDYIEQIYMLIEEKGYARVSDIAEALTVHPSSVTKMVQKLDKDEYLIYEKYRGLILTPKGKKIGKRLVYRHELLEQFLRIIGVDEEKIYDDVEGIEHHLSWNSIDRIGDLVQFFEENEERSVQLKAIQKKNEQTNQES, encoded by the coding sequence ATGACGACACCTAGTATGGAAGATTATATTGAACAAATTTATATGCTGATAGAAGAAAAAGGATATGCAAGAGTATCTGATATTGCAGAAGCACTCACTGTCCATCCCTCCTCTGTAACAAAAATGGTTCAGAAGCTAGATAAAGATGAATACCTCATTTATGAGAAATACCGTGGTCTCATTTTAACCCCTAAAGGCAAAAAGATTGGAAAACGTCTCGTATACAGACATGAACTGCTAGAGCAATTTTTAAGAATCATTGGTGTAGATGAAGAGAAAATTTATGATGATGTAGAAGGCATTGAGCATCATCTAAGCTGGAATAGCATTGACCGCATTGGGGATCTCGTTCAATTCTTTGAAGAAAATGAAGAGCGTTCCGTCCAGCTAAAAGCGATTCAAAAGAAAAATGAACAAACGAATCAAGAATCTTAA